A single Cannabis sativa cultivar Pink pepper isolate KNU-18-1 chromosome 7, ASM2916894v1, whole genome shotgun sequence DNA region contains:
- the LOC115697140 gene encoding VQ motif-containing protein 22 — protein sequence MSRETLAATSNDEWIQYYHQSLLDGEEPISHNNNHDVLSGVMSSESLGSPGSPSPTASQDPQVSTPSKPVRRRSRASKKTPTTLLNANANNFRALVQQFTGCPTPISFANQKGPLNLNFGLKNATPIIERPFQNYNYQNQSHHHQPSVPQNLIHLQPHVQQSCFEDNYYNQLNQVDQLSYSSFNSTISTVTSNGFYPSSSSLNATTNMEISNGFVLEDELSYDDFNQIFN from the coding sequence ATGAGTCGAGAAACCTTGGCAGCTACTTCTAATGATGAATGGATTCAATATTACCACCAAAGCCTTTTGGATGGTGAAGAGCCTATAAGCCACAATAATAATCATGATGTCCTTAGTGGTGTTATGTCGTCCGAGAGCTTAGGGAGTCCCGGAAGCCCATCACCAACGGCTAGTCAAGATCCCCAGGTTAGTACTCCATCGAAACCCGTCCGGCGACGATCGAGGGCTTCGAAGAAAACTCCGACTACCCTTCTCAACGCCAATGCCAACAACTTCCGAGCCTTGGTTCAACAATTCACAGGCTGTCCTACTCCAATTTCCTTTGCCAACCAAAAAGGCCCTCTTAACTTGAACTTCGGCCTCAAGAATGCCACTCCCATCATTGAAAGGCCTTTTCAAAACTACAATTATCAAAACCAATCTCATCATCATCAGCCAAGTGTGCCACAAAATTTGATTCACCTTCAGCCACATGTACAACAATCTTGCTTTGAAGACAATTATTACAACCAATTGAATCAAGTAGACCAACTATCTTACTCTTCTTTTAACAGCACTATTAGTACTGTCACGAGTAATGGTTTCTATCCTTCATCCTCATCCTTGAACGCTACTACTAATATGGAGATATCCAATGGCTTTGTCTTGGAGGATGAGCTATCTTATGATGACTTTAATCAGATTTTCAATTGA